The sequence AAGGGACACGGCCGAAGTGGCATCGATGGGGCAAATCTAGAGTGCCTTTGCCGGGGGCATGGCGGAATCGGTAGACGCAGCAGACTTAAAATCTGCAGACCGCGAGGTTGTGGGGGTTCAAGTCCCCCTGCCCCCACTAGGGTCGAACCAAGCCGAAGGGATCCAGGGTGGTGAGAGACGTCCCAGCCCAGCAGCCAGCCTCAGCCTCGCTGCCAAGCCCAGCAAAGCATCCAAGCCCACCCCAGCAACCAAGCCCGTTTCTGGAATCAGGCTCAGGCCGGCAGATCGCTTCCGTTGGGGCCTCTGGCCTGTTGTTCGGGTTGTTCGGCAGCCTCTGGGTTCTGGGGGGGCTCGGGACAGTGCTGGCCACAGCGGTGCTGCTGCCCGGAGCCCGGCCCGCCCTGGCCCAGGCGGCCGCCAGGCCGCGTCAGGTCACGGTGAAGGAGGGTGACACCCTCGAGGTGATTGCCGGACGCCACGGGGTGTCCGTGGAGGCCCTGCAGCGTCTCAACAACATCAGCGATCCGCGCACCCTGCAGATCGATCAGGTGCTCAAGCTCCCCCCCGCCACCGCTGCGCGCCCCGCTGCCAAGCCGGCTCCAGCGGCGAAACCCGCTGCCGTCAAACCTGCCGCCAAGGCACCGGCCACCACGGCTCCTGCAACCCCCACCCCAGCCACTGCCCCCACCCAGACCAAGCCGGCTGAGCCGGCTGAGCCCCAGGCGGCCGAAGCCACCCCCGCTGAGAAGCCCCAGCAGGGCCGCTGGCGCTATTTCGGCAACACCCTTGTGGACTGGGGCAGCTGGAAGCTTCATCCCGGTGGGCTGCGGGTGACGGTGGTTCAGCCCGCCGCCGAAGACGTGGGGGCCTCCCGGGCCAGGGCCACGGCGGTGGCGGTGCAGTGCAGCAGCCTGCGCCAGACCTGGCGTGTGGATGGGGCCTGGCAGGCCTGGGCGGTGCCGGAGCCTCGCTCCGTGGGACAACAGATCGTGCTTGACCTCTGTGATGAGGTGCAGGCCTCGCCGGAGGGTGCCATTCCTCCTCCGGCTCCAGCCCCGGGGGTCTGAGGCCGGATCCAACCACCCCGGACCCTGGCGGCAACGGTTCGGGGCCGATACGTTGCCGGCGAGTCACTGGCCCACAGGCATGCCTGCCTGGTCCCTTCGTTCCACTGGCGGCCTGCTGCTGCCCCTGCTGCTGTCGGTCGCTGGGGCCCTCGGCACCCTCTCCCCGGCCGCTCTGGCGCGCGGCACGCCGAGGGCCGATGCGCTTGAGGCCATCCGCCAGGTGTGGCCCCAGGAGCACCTCGACAGTGCCATCCGCCTGGCCCATCTGGAAAGCGGCCTCACCCCCACGGCCCGTGGCTGCGGTGGGGACTGCTTCGGCCTGTTTCAGATCCACTTCGGCGCCAACCGGGGTCTGATCGCCGCGATGGGCATTCGCAGCCCCGAGGAGCTGCTCGACCCTCTGGTCAACAGCAGCGTGGCCTACGCCATCTTCCGGCAATCGGGCTGGCAGCCCTGGGGGATCGAACCCTGAACCGCCCATCCCCTCCTGTGGAGGTGGCCCTGGCCGTGCTCGAGCAGGGCGGCCAGTGGTTGATCCAGCTGCGGGATGACATCCCCGGGATCGTGGCCCCTGGGGCCTGGGGACTGTTCGGGGGCCATCTCGACCCGGGTGAGAGCCCCGCAGAGGCGGTGCGCCGCGAGCTGCTCGAGGAGATCGGCTGGTGGCCCCCCGCCCCGCTGCCCTTCTGGTTCTCCCATCGCAATGCCGATCGGGTCGCCCATGTCTTCCGCGCCCCACTGCCGATGCCCCTGCAGACGCTCCAGCTCCTGGAGGGTCAGGACATGGCGCTGGCCTGTCCTGCTCAGCTGCGCAGCGGCCGGGCATGGAGTCCGAGGTTGGGGGAACACCGCGCCATCGCCCCCTCGCTCCGGTGTGCTCTCGAGGCCCTGCAGCCGCCGCAGTGAGGAGTCCAGGGCTGGCCCCCTTGGCTGAACTGCTGCCCAGGCGGCAGGCAGCTCTGCTCAGAAACGGGATCCCGGCTCCAGCAGGAAGGCCGTCTCCTCCGGCGTGGAGGGGCGCCCGAGCAGCTGGTTGCGGTGGGGGAAGCGCCCGAAGCGGGCGATCACAGCGTGGTGCCGCTGGGCGAACAGGGCGGTGCGAGGGTCGCTCCAGCGAGCGAACAGGGGCAGGGAGGCTTCCTGCACGGCCAGGTCCTCGCTGTGCATCATCGGCATCAGCCAGAACTGCCGGCGGGCTCTGGCGGGCTCAGTGGCCACCCAGCCCCGCGCCACGGCGGCCTGGCTGAGGGCCAGGGCCTCAGGGTCCGTGCTGAAGGCCCGGGCACTGCCACGCCAGATCTGGCGTGGCAGCTGGTCGAGAAGCAGCACCAGGGCCAGAGCCCCGAGTGGCTCGTCCCCCCATCTCAGCAGCGTTCCCGCGGCGGCCTGTTCGGTGAGCGGAAGGAAGCGCTGGCGCACGCGGGCGTCGAAGGCCCCATCCCTGGCGAACCACAGCCGGGGCTCGATGGTCTCAAACCAGAACTGCAGCAGCTCCAGTGCCTGAGGGTTGGAGACAGCGCCATCGGGTGCAGGGGTCATCCCAAGCACGATCTCACCACCAGGCCCCTCCCCGGCACGGCCGATGCCCAGCCTTGCGGGATAACAGCTTGCTTGTTGCGAGCACATGCGGTAGTGTTCTGGGTGGCCAAAGCAGGCAGTTCGGGCCATCGCCGTAAGCCCGCTCTGCTCTCGCCGCCGCTACAGCACCCTCGCTCTCCGTGCTTTCCGGCAGAGCAGCCCGGGCCGGGAGGCCTGAAGGTCACAACCCATGGAGAGTCCCGTCAGCGCGGGAAGGGTCGTTCCCGGTGCGTCATGCCGATATCTCCGTCAGGCCATGGGGCCTCGCTGCAATGGCGTTTCGGCGTCCAGGCCAGTCCATGGATTCAGTTTGTTCCACCCTCGTTTTTCACCCCATCACCATGACCACATTCCATCGCTCCAACCGCCAACGCCCCCTGAGGGGGGCCTCTGCGGGTCGCGGTCCTTCCGGCCCGTGCTGCCCGCTGCGACCCCTGGGCAGCAGCGGCTCACGACAGTCGGGAGCTCCCCAGCCGATCACCTGGGAAGACCTGCTCGGCCAGCGCTGAGACCCATCGCGGCCCAGCCGCCCATCAGCCCAGCTCGCGGATGGCACCGATCAGGGCCAGCACCCAAAGCCCTGCGGCACTCAGAAAGCTGATGCCAAAGCCAGGGCCCCGTCGTTCAGGCGCCTGCAGGTAGCCCACGGCATAGGCCACACGGCCTGCGACCCAGAGGATCCCCAGCAGGTTGGCCAGTGCCGCCTCACTCCAGAGGCAAGCCAGCCAGTAGCTGGGCAGAAAGAACACCAGCTGTTCAAGGGTGTTCTGCTGCACCCGCACGGCCCGCTGGAACGGCTCGGGGCCGTCCATGGCCGGCGGCTTCACCAGGTGCTTGAACCGTGCCCGGCCCACCGCCAGCGCCGTGCCCTGATAGAGGCTGAGGCCCGCGAGGGTCACCAGGGCAGGCAGGGCGAGGCTCGTCATTGTGGTGCGGCAGCAGGCCCCATCTTTGCCGCCGCCTCGCCGCCGGCTTGGCCACCAACCCCCTGGCCCCACAATTGAGCAGACTCACCCTGCGACGGCTCGCGCGTGACCAACCTGCTCCCCAGCCTCCTGCAGATCCTGCTGGGCATCCTGTTGCTGTTCGGTGGTGGCGAGCTGTTCGTGGCGGGGTCCACCGCGGTGGCCCTGATGCTGGGCATCCCCCAGATCGTGATCGGCCTCACGGTGGTGTCGCTGGGCACCAGCGCCCCGGAGCTGTTCGTGAGCCTGATCGCCACGGTGCAGGGCAACGAGGCCATTGCCATGAGCAATGTGGTGGGCAGCAACATCTTCAACGTGCTGGTGGTGCTCGGCATGAGTGCCCTGGTGATGCCCCTGAGCGTGCGCAGCCGCCTGGTGCGCCGCGATGTGCCCCTGCTGGTGGCCCTCTCGATGGCGGTCTGGGGTATGGCCAGTGGCAGCCAGCTCACCTGGCAGGCCGGCGTGGCCCTGTTGGTGGGACTGCTGATCAATCTGGTCTGGGAGATCCGTACGGCCGGGGAAAACCCCGAGGAGGCGGGGGAGTTCGACGCCAGCGAGCGCCTTTCGGCCCTGGTCGCCGGACTGCGCCTGCTGGGCGGGCTGGCGCTGCTGGTGGTGGGCTCCCAGGTGCTGGTGCGTGGGGCCACCACGGCCGCCCTGGGCCTTGGCGTCAGCCAGACGGTGGTGGGGCTCACGATCGTGGCGGCCGGTACGTCGATGCCGGAGCTGGTCACCTCGCTGGTGGCCACTTACCGCGGCAAGGTGGATCTGGCCATCGGCAATGTGGTGGGCAGCAATCTGCTCAACCTGTTCCTGATCCTCGGAGTCTGCGCCACGGCTTCAGGCGGCAGGGGCCTGGCGGTGGACCCCGTGCTGATCCAACGCGATCTACCGGTCATGGTGGTCACCACCCTGGCCTGTCTGCCGATTTTCTGGAGCCATGGCCAGATCACCCGGCTGGAGGGGGGGATCCTGGTGATGCTGTACGCGCTGTACCTGGGGGAGCAGGTGCTCAGCAACAGCGTCAGCAGCCTCACCGATGAATACCGACTGATTACCCTCACCGCCGTGGTGCCGCTGGTGCTGGTGTTTCTGGTGTGGCAGGCCCTGCGCTGGCGGCATGAGCGCAAGGCCGGAGTCTGACCATGGGCCTGCCGCCTCAGAGCCCGAACTGTCTGCAGATCAGCCAGGGCACCAGCAGCGTCATCAGCAGCGTCAGCGGAAAGCCGTAGCGGGCCACATCGAGAAAGCGGTAGCGTCCCGGTCCGAACACCATCAGGTTGGTCTGGTAGCCCACCGGGGTGAGGAAGCTCTGGCTGGCCCCGAACAGCACGGCGAAGATGGCGGCCATCGGTGGCATGCCCAGCCCCAGGGCCAGCTGAGCCGCGATCGGGATCAGCATCGCCACGCTGGCGGCATTGCTCATCACTTCGGTGAGCAGGGTGGTGAAGAGGAACACCACCGCCAGGGCCCAGTAGAGCGGCCATGCATCCAGGCCTCGGATCAGTGCCTGGGCCAGAGCCTCCGCCAGACCCGTTTTCTGCAGCGCCACGCTGAAGCTGGCCAGAGACCCCAGCAGCAGGATCACATCCAGCCGGATCGAGCGCTGCAGCTCCCCTGGCCGCAGGCAGCCGGTGACCACCATGGCCACACTGCCCAGCAACACAGAGGCCACCAGGGGCAGCACCTGCAGGCTCGGCAGCAGGATCGACAGGCCCACGATGGCCAAGGCCACACGCTTGCGGCTCACGGTGGGCAGGTCGTCTTCAATCTGCTCCAGCACCACCAGATCGTTGCCGGCCAGCAGACCGCGGATGGCATCCTGTGGTCCCTGCAGCAGGAGCACATCGCCCTCCTGCAACTGGGCCTTGCCCAGGCGTTCCCGCACCACGGCGCTGCCGCGGCGCAGGGCCAGCACGGTGGCGTTGTAGCGCTGACGGAAGCGCAGATCGCGCAGGCAGCTTCCCGCCAGGGCCGAGCCTGCCGGCAGCAGGGCCTCCACCATCCGCTGGCTGTTCTGGGCGTCGGGAATCGGAGGGCTGGAGGCCCCCTCCTCCGGCGTGGGCGCAAGCACCACCGTGTGCTCCTGCTGCAGCCGCAGCAGGTCGTTGCGGGTGCAGCGCAGCACCAGCCGATCGCCCAGCTCCAGGCGCCGGTCGGCCAGGGGCGGCTGAAAACGCTCCTGATCCCGGTGCAGCTCCAGCACGTCCACATCGAAGCGTCGCTGCAGCCGGCTGCCAAGGAGCGACTGGCCCACCAGCTCCGAACCCCTCGGAATCTCCACCTCGGTGATGTAACCGCTGCGGGCGAAGCCCCGGGCCAGATCGGTGTCGTCGTTGCCGCGATCCGGCAGGAAGCGATCCGAGAGCAGCACCATGGCCAGGCTGCCCGCCATCCACACGCCCAGGCCGATGGGCGTGAATGTGAACAGCTCGAAGCCGCCGTAACCCAGTGTGTTGCTCACCTCGCTGGCCAGCAAGTTCACCGAGCTGCCGAGCAGCGTCAGGGTTCCGCCCAGAACCGTGGCGAAGGAGAGGGGCAGCAGCACCTTGGAGGGGGCAATCCGGCGCTTGTGGCACCAGCTCTCGATCACCGGCAGCAATGAGGCCACGATCGGCGTGTTCGGCACAAAGGCCGAGACCGGTCCAACCACCCCAGCCAGCAGCAGGATCATGCGCCTGGGGCTGCGCACGGCATCGGAGCCGATCAGTCCCCGGAGCCGGTCCAGGCCACCCGAGCGGAACAGGCCGGCCGAGAGGGCGAACAGGCCCACCAGGGTGAGCAGGGCCGGGCTGCCGAAGCCCTCCAGGGCCTCGGCCGGCTTCAGCACCCCCAGGGCCATCAGCAGCCCCACGGCCAGCAGGCCGGTGACTTCCGCCGGAATCCAGCTGCCGATGAACAGCACCACCGACAGCACCATCACCGCCAGGGTGATCAGGGCCTGGGGGGCGAGAACGGCCTCTAGCAGGGGGGGCAAAGGCCAGGCGCCGACGCCGCCTGAATGTAGGGGCTTCGCTGCCGCGGCCCCCTGGGGGTCAGCTCCCCGGCAGCTCGGCCAGATCCTCTGTGGCGCCCATCACCACCAGCAGTTCCCCCTTCTGCAGCACATGGGAGGCGGGGGGATTCACGGTGAGCTGGTTGTCCGGCCCGGCGGCCAGCACACTCACGTTGAAGTTCTTGCGCAGGTTGAGATCCCGCAGCGACTGACCGATGAACGGTCCGGGAACCCGGATCTCCTCGATGCTGTTGCGGTCGTCGAGCCGAAGCCGGTCCAGCAGGTTGGGGCGCACCAGCTCAAGCCCCAGCCGCTGGCCCTGCATCTTGGAGGGGAAGATCACCCGGTCGGCACCGACCCGCTGCAGCATCTTCATGTGCAGGTCGTTGGTGGCCCTTGCGATCACCTGCTTCACCTGGCTGCCTGTGCTGTCTTTGGCGATCAGGGTGGCGGTGACACTCACCTCGATCGGTTCACTCATGGCCACCACCACCGTGGTGACATCGAGCACCCCCGCGGCCCGCAGGGCCTCTTCATCGGTGCTCTCCACCTTGCGGGCCGTGATCGAAGGGTCCTGCCTGTTGATCCGATCCACGGCGGAGGGGTCATTGTCGATCGCCAGCACGTCGGCGCCGCCCTTGCTCAGTTCCAGGCAGAGGGCCGTGCCGAAGCGCCCGATCCCGATCACCGCGAAGCTGCCCAGGGCCCGGCTCTCGGCTGGATTCCAGTTCCACCAGTTGCTCATGGTTGCCGGGAGTCGCGCGGGGCCAGATGAGTGGATCCTCGCTCAAGGCCCGACCCTGGCCCGTCGCCTGCCTCAGATGTAGAGGTCTTCGCGGGGGTAGCCCACCCGCGGCTGGCGGCGGCTTCCATACAGCGCCGAGAGCAGCAGCAGGATGCCCAGCCGACCCACAAACATTCCCACCATCAGCACCAGCTGGCCCCAGCGGTTCAGCTGGGCCGTGACGCCCAGATCGAGCCCCACGGTGGCGAAGGCGGACATGCAGGTGAACAGCTTTTCGAGAAAGTTGAAGCTGTTGGCTCCTTCCGCTCCACTCGCCGTGGGTCCCAGGCCCAGCAGCAGGGCCATCAGCAACACGAAAATCAGCGAGGCGATCGTGACCCCGATGGCTCGCATCACCACCCGATCAGGAATCTGGCGGTTGTGAATCACCACCTCTTCTTTCCCCTGCAGGGTGGAGCGGGTGGTGGCCATCAAGGTGGCAAAGGTGGTGGTCTTGATGCCACCGCCGGTGCCGCCCGGACTGGCGCCGATGAACATCAGCACGATCACCAGCAGCAAGCCGGCGTCGGAGATCGTTTCCACCGAGAGGGGCAATGTGGAGAACCCCGCTGTGCGGGTGCTGATCGACTGGAACAGGGAGACCTGAAGCCGCTGCAGCCCACCGAGCGATTGGACAACGCCCCCCGTGGCGAAGGATTCGGTGAACACCAGGCCCAGGGTGCCGAACAGCACCAGCAGCAGGGTGGAGCGCAGCACGAGGCGTGTGTGCAGGCTGAGTCGGCGCATGCCACGCCAGGTGGCGCGGTTGGCCCAAAGGTCATTCATCACCCGCCAGCCGATTCCCCCCACCACGATCATCGTGGCGATCACACCATTCACCACGGCGTTGTCGCGGTAGCGCTCCAGGCTGCTGCTCCACAGCCCGAAGCCCGCATTGTTGTAGGCGCTGATGGCATGGAAGAGCGAGGCCCAGAACCGCTCCAGCGGGTTGGCGATGTCGGTGAAGCCAAAGCTGTAAAGCAGCACGGTGCCCAGACCCATCACCCAGCAGCCCGCCACCAGGATGCTGTTGAAGGTGGGGCCGATCCCGCCCACGCCGAATTCATCGAGGGCACGGCCCTTGTCAAGACGGGAGCGCAGCCCGGAGTGGCCCTGCACGAAACCCTGCAGGAAGGTTGTGATGGCCATCAAGCCCAGCCCGCCGGTGATGATCAGGCCCGCCAGGGCCACCTGCCCCAGCAGGGTGAGGTCGGTGCCGATGTCGATCACCGTCAGCCCCGTGACCGTGATGGCGGAGGTCACGGTGAAGAGCGCTTCCCACAGCCCCACCTCGGGCGAGGAGCAGAGCGGACTGGAGATCACCAGGGTGCCGGCTGCGATCACCAGAGCGCCGGTGACCACCGCAAACTGAGGCACGGTGAGGGCGTGGCGCCAGCGTTTCAGGGCCTCCCAGGGGCCGGTGCGAGCGTTGCGGCGCAGATGGCTGTC is a genomic window of Cyanobium sp. NS01 containing:
- a CDS encoding LysM domain-containing protein — its product is MFGLFGSLWVLGGLGTVLATAVLLPGARPALAQAAARPRQVTVKEGDTLEVIAGRHGVSVEALQRLNNISDPRTLQIDQVLKLPPATAARPAAKPAPAAKPAAVKPAAKAPATTAPATPTPATAPTQTKPAEPAEPQAAEATPAEKPQQGRWRYFGNTLVDWGSWKLHPGGLRVTVVQPAAEDVGASRARATAVAVQCSSLRQTWRVDGAWQAWAVPEPRSVGQQIVLDLCDEVQASPEGAIPPPAPAPGV
- a CDS encoding NUDIX hydrolase; its protein translation is MEVALAVLEQGGQWLIQLRDDIPGIVAPGAWGLFGGHLDPGESPAEAVRRELLEEIGWWPPAPLPFWFSHRNADRVAHVFRAPLPMPLQTLQLLEGQDMALACPAQLRSGRAWSPRLGEHRAIAPSLRCALEALQPPQ
- a CDS encoding DUF924 family protein, producing MTPAPDGAVSNPQALELLQFWFETIEPRLWFARDGAFDARVRQRFLPLTEQAAAGTLLRWGDEPLGALALVLLLDQLPRQIWRGSARAFSTDPEALALSQAAVARGWVATEPARARRQFWLMPMMHSEDLAVQEASLPLFARWSDPRTALFAQRHHAVIARFGRFPHRNQLLGRPSTPEETAFLLEPGSRF
- a CDS encoding MAPEG family protein → MTSLALPALVTLAGLSLYQGTALAVGRARFKHLVKPPAMDGPEPFQRAVRVQQNTLEQLVFFLPSYWLACLWSEAALANLLGILWVAGRVAYAVGYLQAPERRGPGFGISFLSAAGLWVLALIGAIRELG
- a CDS encoding calcium/sodium antiporter gives rise to the protein MTNLLPSLLQILLGILLLFGGGELFVAGSTAVALMLGIPQIVIGLTVVSLGTSAPELFVSLIATVQGNEAIAMSNVVGSNIFNVLVVLGMSALVMPLSVRSRLVRRDVPLLVALSMAVWGMASGSQLTWQAGVALLVGLLINLVWEIRTAGENPEEAGEFDASERLSALVAGLRLLGGLALLVVGSQVLVRGATTAALGLGVSQTVVGLTIVAAGTSMPELVTSLVATYRGKVDLAIGNVVGSNLLNLFLILGVCATASGGRGLAVDPVLIQRDLPVMVVTTLACLPIFWSHGQITRLEGGILVMLYALYLGEQVLSNSVSSLTDEYRLITLTAVVPLVLVFLVWQALRWRHERKAGV
- a CDS encoding SLC13 family permease, which gives rise to MPPLLEAVLAPQALITLAVMVLSVVLFIGSWIPAEVTGLLAVGLLMALGVLKPAEALEGFGSPALLTLVGLFALSAGLFRSGGLDRLRGLIGSDAVRSPRRMILLLAGVVGPVSAFVPNTPIVASLLPVIESWCHKRRIAPSKVLLPLSFATVLGGTLTLLGSSVNLLASEVSNTLGYGGFELFTFTPIGLGVWMAGSLAMVLLSDRFLPDRGNDDTDLARGFARSGYITEVEIPRGSELVGQSLLGSRLQRRFDVDVLELHRDQERFQPPLADRRLELGDRLVLRCTRNDLLRLQQEHTVVLAPTPEEGASSPPIPDAQNSQRMVEALLPAGSALAGSCLRDLRFRQRYNATVLALRRGSAVVRERLGKAQLQEGDVLLLQGPQDAIRGLLAGNDLVVLEQIEDDLPTVSRKRVALAIVGLSILLPSLQVLPLVASVLLGSVAMVVTGCLRPGELQRSIRLDVILLLGSLASFSVALQKTGLAEALAQALIRGLDAWPLYWALAVVFLFTTLLTEVMSNAASVAMLIPIAAQLALGLGMPPMAAIFAVLFGASQSFLTPVGYQTNLMVFGPGRYRFLDVARYGFPLTLLMTLLVPWLICRQFGL
- a CDS encoding TrkA family potassium uptake protein, with protein sequence MSNWWNWNPAESRALGSFAVIGIGRFGTALCLELSKGGADVLAIDNDPSAVDRINRQDPSITARKVESTDEEALRAAGVLDVTTVVVAMSEPIEVSVTATLIAKDSTGSQVKQVIARATNDLHMKMLQRVGADRVIFPSKMQGQRLGLELVRPNLLDRLRLDDRNSIEEIRVPGPFIGQSLRDLNLRKNFNVSVLAAGPDNQLTVNPPASHVLQKGELLVVMGATEDLAELPGS
- a CDS encoding TrkH family potassium uptake protein, whose product is MPPPDIALQDSHLRRNARTGPWEALKRWRHALTVPQFAVVTGALVIAAGTLVISSPLCSSPEVGLWEALFTVTSAITVTGLTVIDIGTDLTLLGQVALAGLIITGGLGLMAITTFLQGFVQGHSGLRSRLDKGRALDEFGVGGIGPTFNSILVAGCWVMGLGTVLLYSFGFTDIANPLERFWASLFHAISAYNNAGFGLWSSSLERYRDNAVVNGVIATMIVVGGIGWRVMNDLWANRATWRGMRRLSLHTRLVLRSTLLLVLFGTLGLVFTESFATGGVVQSLGGLQRLQVSLFQSISTRTAGFSTLPLSVETISDAGLLLVIVLMFIGASPGGTGGGIKTTTFATLMATTRSTLQGKEEVVIHNRQIPDRVVMRAIGVTIASLIFVLLMALLLGLGPTASGAEGANSFNFLEKLFTCMSAFATVGLDLGVTAQLNRWGQLVLMVGMFVGRLGILLLLSALYGSRRQPRVGYPREDLYI